From a region of the Flavobacterium branchiarum genome:
- a CDS encoding PQQ-binding-like beta-propeller repeat protein, producing the protein MKKKLIPTLFLFTVINVFGQITTAPNSDNESPSNTIVTNKVISPLKKVPLNKESILIYDYDGSIFSYDFDTEDNNWTAKATDAHTEMCANKVTIQDGVVYIPFINGEIIAIDNLSGEAFWKSRIGNITDQIVLKDQTPIISNGKLYITAQNQDQTSNLYALNIKDGSLSWTYKLDAPTNDIPVLYFDNKIFTQSALTTYSFDANTGKVLSQKSFEKPMTGKPVTDSENIFVANDKDILFALSPNKLDILWQFKLDESQKNIKERIFYKDENVYFGAQGSKISSVYAVNSKTGTQLWKTDFKDDSVEYITEHDDELWGYTRKGKLFKLDLTNGEIISQIKLTTIPVSNIEFPEDDNLFYYYCDAGLIQYDLKEKEENVYYMRTSLKDDIYSAYIKLVR; encoded by the coding sequence ATGAAAAAAAAACTAATACCTACTTTATTTCTATTTACTGTTATAAATGTGTTTGGACAAATTACAACCGCTCCAAATTCTGACAATGAATCACCTTCTAATACAATAGTCACCAATAAGGTTATAAGTCCGCTTAAGAAAGTGCCATTAAACAAAGAATCAATTCTAATTTATGATTATGATGGTTCTATTTTTTCATATGATTTTGACACCGAAGATAACAATTGGACTGCAAAAGCTACTGATGCTCATACTGAAATGTGCGCAAACAAAGTAACCATACAAGATGGAGTTGTTTACATTCCGTTTATAAATGGTGAAATTATAGCAATAGACAACCTCAGCGGTGAGGCTTTTTGGAAATCAAGAATAGGTAACATTACAGATCAAATTGTTCTAAAGGATCAAACTCCAATTATAAGCAACGGAAAACTGTATATAACTGCTCAAAATCAAGATCAAACCAGTAACCTATACGCGCTTAATATAAAAGACGGCAGTTTATCATGGACTTACAAACTTGATGCTCCAACTAATGACATTCCGGTGCTGTATTTTGACAACAAAATATTTACCCAAAGCGCTTTAACTACATATAGTTTTGACGCAAATACAGGAAAAGTGCTTAGCCAAAAAAGTTTTGAAAAACCTATGACTGGAAAACCCGTAACAGATAGTGAAAATATATTTGTTGCTAACGATAAAGACATTCTTTTTGCCTTAAGCCCAAATAAACTGGATATTTTATGGCAATTTAAATTAGACGAAAGTCAAAAAAACATCAAGGAGCGTATATTTTACAAAGACGAGAATGTATATTTTGGCGCACAAGGTTCCAAAATTTCTTCTGTTTACGCTGTTAATTCAAAAACGGGAACGCAGCTATGGAAAACTGATTTTAAAGACGATTCTGTCGAATACATCACAGAGCATGATGATGAGCTTTGGGGATATACTCGTAAAGGAAAACTTTTTAAATTGGACTTGACCAATGGTGAAATAATATCTCAGATAAAATTGACAACCATTCCTGTTTCAAACATTGAATTTCCTGAAGATGATAACTTGTTTTATTATTATTGTGATGCTGGTTTAATTCAATACGATTTAAAAGAAAAAGAAGAAAACGTATATTATATGCGAACTTCTCTTAAGGACGATATTTATAGCGCTTATATAAAATTAGTTCGATAA
- a CDS encoding GNAT family N-acetyltransferase, with translation MNLMINVLAKDHEKKHFNCGNILLDDYFQKQAGQDARKDLSVCYVLTDANEDEKKVIGFYTLTNNSIPWAEFPEELTKKIPKSYAIPTALLGRLAVDKSKQGNKIGEILLFDALKKCLEASEKMGLYAVIVDPLDDSAIAFYENYGFILIPSSKKMFITIKTIEDSFSK, from the coding sequence ATGAATTTAATGATTAATGTCCTTGCAAAGGATCACGAAAAGAAACATTTTAATTGTGGAAATATATTATTAGATGATTATTTCCAAAAGCAAGCTGGACAAGATGCCAGAAAAGATTTATCTGTTTGTTATGTTTTAACAGATGCAAACGAAGATGAAAAAAAAGTAATAGGGTTTTACACTTTGACAAATAATTCGATACCGTGGGCAGAATTTCCGGAAGAGTTGACAAAAAAAATACCAAAATCCTATGCTATACCAACGGCTTTACTTGGTAGGCTTGCCGTAGACAAGAGCAAGCAAGGAAATAAAATTGGAGAAATATTATTGTTTGATGCACTAAAAAAATGTTTAGAAGCTTCAGAAAAAATGGGACTTTATGCAGTAATAGTAGACCCATTAGATGATTCAGCTATTGCATTTTATGAAAACTATGGTTTTATATTGATACCAAGTAGTAAGAAAATGTTTATTACAATTAAAACCATAGAAGATTCGTTTTCAAAGTAA
- a CDS encoding DUF1778 domain-containing protein: protein MSTIINDRIDVRISKEQKELIKYASALRGFKNLTEFIVYCANTEANKIIKENEIVLQTYEDKKIFMDAILNPPRANDKLKRAQMNHSKFVTTNEFND from the coding sequence ATGTCAACAATTATTAACGACCGAATAGATGTTCGTATTAGCAAAGAACAAAAGGAGTTAATTAAGTATGCTTCAGCATTGAGAGGGTTTAAAAACTTAACGGAATTTATTGTTTATTGTGCAAATACTGAAGCAAACAAGATCATTAAAGAAAATGAGATTGTTTTACAGACTTACGAGGACAAGAAAATATTTATGGATGCGATTTTAAATCCCCCACGTGCTAATGATAAACTTAAAAGGGCTCAAATGAACCATTCTAAATTTGTCACAACTAATGAATTTAATGATTAA
- a CDS encoding cytochrome-c peroxidase codes for MKKLIFPILFLLSLTAYKSIEDPEYIDVTELRKLYSNGDSSKWPTADLHENVDKSKFQDIGVLPAVPYPAYNPYSKEKESLGKILFFDPRLSQSGQIACASCHNPELGWTDNLTRSFGHDRQTGKRNSMTIINSAYATSLFWDGRAKSLEDQAQFPVSDPLEMNEKLTIAVNKIAKIKGYNSLFTDAFGDKKVTLERIQYAIATFERSINSPKSKFDQFVSGKSDIYTDQQVKGLHLFRTKAQCINCHNTPYFSDNEFHNDGQTLFGTKNEDFGRYNVTKDVKDIGKFRTPTLREVAQTKPWMHHGHFPTLLDVVEMYNLGNPSPVQKKHLGTPRDSLIPKIDPMLRKLNLNKEEISDLLAFIETLSTPTRRIITPQMPK; via the coding sequence TTGAAAAAACTAATCTTCCCTATTCTATTTTTACTAAGTTTAACGGCTTACAAAAGTATTGAAGATCCAGAATACATTGATGTAACAGAATTGCGAAAACTGTATTCCAACGGAGATTCATCAAAATGGCCAACTGCAGATTTACATGAAAATGTCGATAAATCTAAATTTCAAGATATTGGCGTACTTCCGGCTGTTCCATATCCTGCTTACAATCCGTATTCCAAGGAAAAAGAGAGTTTAGGAAAGATTTTGTTCTTTGATCCTAGATTATCCCAAAGTGGGCAAATTGCTTGTGCCTCCTGTCATAATCCCGAATTAGGCTGGACAGATAATTTAACCCGTTCTTTTGGTCATGACCGCCAAACGGGGAAACGAAATTCGATGACAATTATAAATTCGGCGTATGCCACTTCCCTATTTTGGGACGGACGCGCAAAAAGCTTAGAAGATCAAGCGCAATTTCCGGTTTCTGATCCTTTAGAAATGAATGAAAAACTAACGATTGCTGTTAATAAAATCGCTAAAATTAAAGGTTACAATAGTTTATTTACAGACGCTTTTGGAGATAAAAAAGTAACTTTAGAGCGCATTCAATATGCGATTGCCACTTTCGAAAGATCAATCAATAGTCCGAAAAGTAAATTTGATCAATTTGTAAGTGGAAAATCAGACATTTATACCGATCAACAGGTAAAAGGGCTGCATTTATTCAGAACCAAAGCACAATGCATCAATTGTCATAATACACCTTATTTTAGTGATAATGAGTTCCACAATGACGGACAGACTTTATTTGGAACAAAAAATGAAGATTTCGGACGTTACAATGTTACCAAAGATGTAAAAGATATTGGCAAATTCAGAACACCAACCTTACGTGAAGTTGCACAAACAAAACCTTGGATGCATCACGGTCATTTTCCAACATTATTGGATGTTGTTGAAATGTATAATTTAGGAAATCCATCTCCAGTTCAGAAAAAACATTTAGGAACTCCAAGAGATTCTTTGATTCCGAAAATAGATCCGATGCTTCGAAAATTGAATTTAAACAAGGAAGAAATTAGCGATTTACTGGCTTTTATCGAAACTTTAAGTACACCTACAAGAAGAATTATCACGCCACAAATGCCAAAATAA
- a CDS encoding SusC/RagA family TonB-linked outer membrane protein yields the protein MIPNNLRKILFFLALLISGFKGFSQNKLITIHAKKKPISFIIKSIEDQTDFRIIYNARKIDAEQLIDFDINNAPLETVLKQLLKDKNISYYIQKKQVLLTSTTPETSDVVTPENERFITGIVYNAKDKLPLPGASVRIKGIGNGGMGAITDFNGKFAYQLTGNDIPNIVLEVSFLGMQSQSQKAGNKKQFSFFLEEVTDELNQVIITSSYGTTKLKEEIVGSISTLQAKDIAIEQASESIDKMVAGQIAGVLIENTTGVGGPVKINIRGQGSLTSLTNSRTGTSTQPLIIVDGLVMSEEIGIDDSFFDGNGDSSENFSNPLMKIAPENIETFTVLKDAAAVGIYGADGANGVILITTKKGKKGKTQFGFSNQSGISSAMNQIKYLNGEQYNEIRNEFQKSKVPDFINVPYNGVNTNWFDLLNNAGYFNKYNFNVSGATSKFSYRTNISYLKIDEPQMGNKSKQLNMGINLGYRSGKWNINLMLNPSYIQKDAPNIFYNFAYLPTISPYNADGTYSKIGLTGISGGNPLAAIAQNKNETQTYGILGSINLGYQIAKGLKFSSLFGLDYTEKEQDRYFSGENESGQFNSSFILNKINYPGWGRRLINQRNSTKWNWQGQLLFDKQLNENHSIDGLVGMELSEDKTNFDYASGVGFVNPNQIHAVSEAIRDDNPDTPTIDETKSNQNYKHEISYNSKVSAFAQINYNYKKRYYFLANFRRDQSSVFGNDSDVANNGGAGFSWITSNEKFLKSSSWIDLLKFKVSYGTTGNSRIGSYRSKGLYKIGQNGYNGGPEATTNTSPNENLGWEKNTKFNIGFDFNVFNRVEFLLEYYYDNLSNLITTRDIPTETGYTSAQLNASSMYNKGFEFTTRIKWIKSDRFKWTTSFNISTVKNKVTELKGLGSEYSVATLALAQKLGYSTTTLWGINWVGVDPATGRDLLEKNGKIYDAATYRSLYTNADWVPIGDKQADAYGGFNNNFTINKNIVLSVRGNFQIGGDFLVQDVFIDKYSNTLNRNLSVNAYDHWRQPGDLVAQSSVSGSPINANLSKYIYDATFLKISNINLSYNVPLKNTFLNNLTVFADASNVWYWYKEKSPKGLNGIREFNYAYPQARTISIGMNAKF from the coding sequence ATGATACCCAATAACTTAAGAAAAATTCTGTTTTTCTTAGCCCTCCTTATATCCGGTTTTAAAGGTTTTTCTCAGAATAAATTAATTACAATACATGCCAAAAAAAAACCTATAAGCTTTATTATCAAATCAATCGAAGATCAAACCGATTTTAGGATTATTTATAATGCCCGAAAAATAGATGCAGAACAATTAATCGATTTTGATATTAATAATGCGCCTTTAGAAACTGTTTTAAAGCAATTATTAAAGGATAAAAACATTTCGTATTACATTCAGAAAAAACAGGTTTTATTGACCAGCACTACACCTGAAACTTCAGATGTGGTAACTCCAGAAAATGAACGATTTATTACCGGAATTGTCTATAATGCAAAAGATAAATTACCTCTTCCGGGTGCGAGCGTTCGTATAAAAGGAATTGGAAACGGTGGAATGGGTGCAATTACTGACTTTAACGGAAAATTTGCTTATCAGCTAACAGGAAATGACATTCCGAATATTGTATTAGAAGTTAGCTTTTTAGGAATGCAATCGCAATCACAAAAAGCAGGTAACAAAAAACAATTTTCATTTTTCCTTGAAGAAGTTACAGATGAGTTAAATCAGGTAATTATCACTTCTTCTTATGGAACTACAAAATTAAAAGAAGAAATTGTAGGAAGTATTTCGACTTTGCAAGCTAAAGATATTGCTATTGAACAAGCATCCGAAAGTATAGATAAAATGGTAGCGGGGCAAATTGCCGGGGTTTTGATCGAAAATACTACGGGAGTTGGTGGTCCAGTTAAAATTAATATTCGTGGCCAGGGAAGCTTAACATCCTTGACAAACTCCAGAACTGGGACTTCGACTCAACCGCTTATTATTGTAGATGGATTGGTTATGAGTGAAGAAATAGGTATAGACGATTCTTTCTTTGATGGAAACGGAGATAGCTCTGAAAATTTCTCAAACCCTTTAATGAAAATTGCTCCAGAAAACATAGAAACTTTTACGGTATTAAAAGATGCTGCAGCTGTTGGTATTTATGGTGCCGATGGTGCAAATGGTGTTATTTTGATTACAACAAAAAAAGGTAAAAAAGGTAAAACACAATTTGGTTTCTCGAACCAATCTGGTATTTCGTCTGCAATGAATCAAATTAAGTACTTAAACGGAGAACAGTATAATGAAATTAGAAATGAATTTCAAAAAAGTAAAGTACCCGACTTTATAAATGTTCCTTACAACGGAGTAAATACAAATTGGTTCGATTTACTAAACAATGCAGGATATTTCAATAAATACAATTTTAATGTTTCTGGTGCCACATCAAAGTTTTCGTATCGTACAAATATTAGTTATTTAAAGATTGATGAGCCTCAAATGGGGAACAAAAGCAAACAATTAAATATGGGCATAAATTTAGGGTATCGTTCGGGTAAGTGGAATATTAATTTAATGCTAAATCCGAGTTATATTCAAAAAGATGCTCCAAATATATTTTACAATTTTGCCTACTTGCCAACTATTTCTCCTTATAATGCCGATGGTACTTACTCTAAAATTGGTTTAACCGGCATTAGCGGTGGTAACCCGTTAGCTGCAATTGCACAAAACAAAAACGAAACACAAACGTATGGTATTTTAGGAAGTATAAATCTTGGCTACCAAATCGCAAAAGGATTAAAATTCTCTTCATTATTCGGACTTGATTATACCGAAAAAGAACAAGATCGTTACTTTTCAGGTGAAAACGAAAGTGGCCAGTTTAACTCAAGTTTTATCCTAAATAAAATTAATTATCCGGGTTGGGGACGTCGATTAATTAATCAAAGAAATTCGACTAAATGGAACTGGCAGGGACAACTTTTATTTGATAAACAACTTAATGAAAATCATTCTATTGATGGTTTAGTGGGTATGGAATTATCAGAAGATAAAACCAATTTTGATTACGCATCTGGTGTTGGTTTTGTAAATCCAAATCAAATTCATGCCGTTTCCGAAGCGATTCGCGATGATAATCCAGACACGCCTACAATTGATGAAACAAAATCTAATCAAAATTATAAACACGAAATAAGTTATAATTCTAAAGTTTCTGCATTTGCACAAATTAATTATAATTATAAAAAACGTTACTATTTTTTAGCCAATTTCCGACGAGATCAAAGTTCAGTATTTGGTAACGATTCTGATGTTGCCAATAATGGTGGTGCTGGATTTAGCTGGATTACTAGCAATGAAAAATTTCTTAAATCTTCTTCCTGGATAGATTTACTTAAATTCAAAGTAAGTTACGGAACAACAGGGAATTCAAGAATTGGATCATATCGTTCAAAAGGATTGTATAAAATTGGTCAAAATGGCTATAATGGAGGACCTGAAGCCACTACAAATACTTCACCAAATGAAAACTTAGGCTGGGAAAAAAACACCAAGTTTAATATAGGTTTTGATTTTAATGTTTTTAATCGTGTAGAATTTTTATTAGAGTATTATTATGATAATTTAAGCAATCTAATTACAACTCGTGATATTCCTACAGAAACAGGCTATACCTCTGCACAGCTTAATGCTTCAAGTATGTACAATAAAGGTTTTGAGTTTACAACCCGAATAAAATGGATCAAAAGCGATCGTTTTAAATGGACGACTTCATTTAACATCTCTACTGTAAAAAATAAAGTTACAGAGCTAAAAGGTTTAGGAAGCGAATATTCTGTAGCAACATTGGCACTGGCTCAAAAATTGGGTTACAGCACGACTACTTTATGGGGAATTAATTGGGTTGGTGTAGATCCAGCAACAGGTAGAGATTTACTCGAAAAAAACGGAAAAATATACGATGCTGCAACTTATCGTTCTTTATATACAAATGCTGACTGGGTGCCTATTGGCGATAAACAAGCTGATGCCTACGGTGGTTTTAACAACAATTTTACGATTAACAAGAATATTGTATTATCGGTTAGAGGAAATTTCCAAATCGGCGGAGATTTCTTAGTACAGGATGTTTTCATTGATAAATATTCGAATACATTAAATCGAAATCTTTCTGTAAATGCATACGATCACTGGAGACAGCCGGGAGATCTTGTAGCTCAATCTTCTGTAAGTGGTTCACCAATCAATGCAAACTTGAGCAAATATATTTATGATGCTACTTTCTTAAAAATTAGTAACATTAATTTAAGTTATAATGTTCCGCTAAAAAATACTTTTCTGAATAATCTAACTGTTTTTGCTGATGCTTCAAATGTTTGGTATTGGTATAAAGAGAAAAGTCCAAAGGGATTAAATGGAATAAGAGAGTTTAATTATGCATATCCGCAAGCGAGAACAATCTCGATTGGAATGAACGCTAAATTTTAA
- a CDS encoding RagB/SusD family nutrient uptake outer membrane protein: protein MKYFKYITIAILIFFVQSCSDFLEQEPGTQTSIDELLQNKEGVFTALKGLYSHVEENVRGERFAAYADLQGGNLKISPFDTTNKGETAIPNAFNQVYSFDDQANTSNFQSFYDKSYTIINEANLILEYTPKLEDATVSEQNQIIAEALTIRAYAHFLLSLIYAQNYGYTTNATHLGIVYNTTSIKGGIKYPARETVANTYSLIINDLKTALINYSTTPSLKGPVSSYFNSNSAKALLARVYLYKKDWQNAYDTANDVITNSGISLMSSENLVSQWEETDLPVSEILLEFSIPKDDAGTAGGTMGAYFGYTTSPPPSYTISNTGRKYVASNDLLNLYETNDIRKKLFLPLQLSTLIAGNQVFMPYDFTKKFHDNAGYVAFRLSEMYLIRAEAAAESNRPDLALADINIIRARANATLLNTTNDIKNNILLERRKELCFEGHLFFDLVRNQTGIFRNDGCISNVCSINYPSPKFVLPIPTFNINLNSNLKQNESY, encoded by the coding sequence ATGAAATACTTTAAATATATAACAATAGCTATCCTTATTTTTTTTGTACAAAGCTGTAGTGATTTTCTGGAACAGGAACCTGGTACACAAACCTCAATTGATGAACTTTTACAAAATAAAGAAGGGGTCTTTACAGCATTAAAAGGTCTTTACAGCCATGTAGAAGAAAATGTTAGAGGAGAACGTTTTGCTGCTTATGCTGATTTACAAGGAGGAAATTTAAAAATATCACCTTTTGATACTACCAACAAAGGAGAAACCGCAATTCCAAATGCCTTCAATCAGGTATATTCTTTTGACGACCAGGCAAATACTAGCAATTTTCAATCTTTTTATGATAAAAGTTATACCATCATAAATGAAGCAAACTTAATTCTAGAATATACTCCAAAATTAGAAGATGCAACAGTATCTGAACAAAATCAGATTATAGCCGAAGCCCTAACAATAAGAGCTTATGCACACTTTCTTTTATCCTTAATTTATGCTCAAAACTATGGATACACAACAAATGCTACACATTTAGGAATTGTGTACAATACGACCTCTATAAAAGGGGGCATTAAATATCCTGCCAGAGAAACTGTTGCCAACACTTACTCCTTAATTATTAATGATTTAAAGACGGCATTAATAAATTATTCTACTACACCCAGTTTAAAAGGCCCTGTTTCCTCCTATTTTAATAGCAACAGTGCAAAAGCTTTGCTTGCACGCGTTTACTTGTATAAAAAAGATTGGCAAAATGCTTATGATACAGCAAATGATGTCATAACAAATTCTGGTATAAGTTTAATGAGTTCTGAAAATCTTGTATCACAATGGGAAGAAACTGATTTACCCGTTTCTGAAATTTTACTTGAATTTTCGATTCCTAAAGATGATGCTGGAACTGCAGGAGGTACTATGGGAGCTTACTTTGGTTATACTACTTCTCCTCCTCCATCTTACACAATATCTAATACTGGAAGAAAATATGTAGCATCAAACGATTTACTGAATTTATACGAAACTAATGACATTCGTAAAAAACTATTTTTACCGTTGCAACTCTCAACCTTAATAGCAGGCAATCAAGTATTTATGCCGTATGATTTTACTAAAAAATTTCATGATAATGCCGGATACGTAGCATTTAGGCTCAGTGAAATGTATTTGATTCGTGCCGAAGCCGCTGCAGAGAGCAATAGACCCGATTTAGCTCTGGCTGATATTAACATCATAAGAGCCCGTGCCAATGCAACACTTTTAAACACTACAAACGATATTAAAAATAACATCCTTTTAGAGAGAAGAAAAGAATTGTGTTTTGAAGGGCATTTATTCTTTGATCTTGTACGTAATCAAACAGGCATTTTTAGAAATGATGGTTGTATCTCAAATGTATGCAGTATAAACTATCCGTCACCAAAATTTGTATTGCCTATACCTACTTTCAACATTAATCTTAATTCAAACTTAAAGCAAAATGAATCGTATTAA
- a CDS encoding helix-turn-helix domain-containing protein, with protein MSIGFKIKKLREQRNVSQYLLANELNISQSELSKIESNQTKKTIITADIDSSLVLAKKSLKDLNLSDFFLIQKSFLQKNKLSLLFLL; from the coding sequence ATGTCAATAGGATTTAAGATAAAAAAACTTAGGGAGCAACGAAATGTTTCTCAATATTTATTAGCTAACGAATTGAATATATCACAAAGTGAATTATCAAAAATTGAAAGTAATCAGACAAAAAAAACTATTATTACGGCAGACATAGATTCGAGTCTTGTTCTCGCAAAAAAAAGTCTGAAAGATCTAAATCTTTCAGACTTTTTTTTGATTCAAAAATCTTTTTTACAGAAAAATAAGCTAAGCCTATTATTCTTACTTTGA
- a CDS encoding GLPGLI family protein, with translation MRILNIVSLFISFISVAQIQNGRIEYGINIEMPAELQAPNSFKTSYAEAIENAKYLNFALIFNQEISVFSIINAIGLDDQGYFYAKLFSGYRGEVYQNKEGSLSVLGGEFGNYILKKESNEWELINETKEIEGFICYKATSSKVVVNSKGTFQFPVIAWYCPKIPLSYGPSGYGNLPGLILELQVRNVVFGIKKLDLNLDKEPTIPKIKEYKTITEKELNEIIDKNKNSFKKPKDKF, from the coding sequence ATGAGAATATTAAATATTGTTTCACTGTTTATTAGTTTTATCAGTGTAGCTCAAATACAAAATGGTAGAATAGAATATGGTATAAATATCGAAATGCCGGCAGAGCTTCAAGCACCTAACAGTTTCAAAACATCTTATGCAGAAGCAATTGAGAATGCTAAATACTTAAATTTCGCTTTGATTTTTAATCAAGAAATATCTGTTTTTAGTATTATTAATGCTATTGGTCTTGATGATCAGGGGTATTTTTATGCAAAGTTATTTTCAGGATACAGAGGTGAAGTCTATCAAAATAAGGAGGGTTCATTATCAGTTTTAGGAGGTGAATTTGGTAATTATATTTTAAAAAAAGAATCTAATGAATGGGAATTGATCAACGAAACAAAAGAAATTGAGGGATTTATATGTTATAAAGCAACATCAAGTAAGGTAGTTGTCAATTCTAAAGGAACTTTTCAGTTTCCTGTAATTGCTTGGTATTGTCCTAAAATACCTCTTTCTTATGGTCCTAGTGGATATGGGAATTTACCTGGATTAATTCTTGAATTGCAAGTCAGAAACGTTGTTTTTGGAATAAAAAAATTGGATTTAAATCTAGATAAAGAGCCTACTATTCCAAAAATAAAAGAATATAAAACGATTACTGAAAAAGAGCTAAATGAAATAATTGATAAAAATAAAAATAGTTTTAAAAAACCTAAAGATAAATTTTAA
- a CDS encoding IS4 family transposase, with product MQKNSILIIKKLREEIFSKEIISNYKVNKQDFSRKRKQSFDQVLLFMLNLLRKSMAIEINNFLDYLNSKLHFQKVESFTSSAFVQKRKKIKPEVFNYLSSIITDNYYVQGNQNIKLFKDFRVLAVDGSKITLPFTEQLKIAFGESKNQTNTSIVQARSSVLYDVLNRLVLDSVLENIKTGERELALSHKSHWKENDLIIYDRGYPSYDFKYEHIKAGIDYLIRVQKNHSKIVSSFISSEKRTLIVDVLPQEKHLFTGKDYDKTTSVKVRLVRVDLPGEEIEILMTSLLDSQIYPSAIFKELYFLRWGIETFYDELKNKLKVEYFTGYSKMSIEQDFFCAVFISNLQSIIVNDLEEELKVKNQNTKLNYKVNTNLSYGFLKNRILELLFKEAPLEEVFKELEKLFLQNTIPIRLNRNNKREAGKYRNRIRPLVLKNQKDAI from the coding sequence ATGCAGAAGAATTCAATTTTAATAATTAAAAAATTGAGAGAAGAGATTTTTAGTAAAGAAATAATATCCAATTATAAAGTGAATAAACAAGATTTTAGTAGAAAACGAAAACAGTCTTTTGATCAAGTTTTATTATTTATGTTGAATTTATTAAGAAAAAGTATGGCTATCGAAATTAATAATTTTCTAGATTACTTAAATTCAAAATTACACTTTCAGAAAGTTGAAAGTTTCACATCGAGTGCTTTTGTTCAAAAAAGGAAAAAAATAAAACCTGAGGTTTTTAATTATTTATCCTCAATAATTACAGATAATTATTATGTACAGGGCAATCAAAATATTAAACTATTTAAGGATTTTAGAGTTTTAGCCGTTGATGGTTCAAAGATAACTCTCCCATTTACTGAGCAATTAAAAATAGCTTTTGGAGAATCAAAAAATCAGACCAATACATCAATAGTTCAGGCAAGATCCTCGGTGTTATATGATGTGCTAAATCGTTTAGTTTTAGATTCAGTTTTAGAAAATATTAAAACTGGAGAAAGAGAGTTAGCCTTAAGTCACAAGTCGCATTGGAAGGAAAATGATTTAATAATTTATGATAGAGGATATCCTTCTTATGATTTTAAATACGAGCACATTAAGGCAGGAATTGATTATTTAATAAGAGTTCAAAAAAATCACAGTAAGATCGTAAGTTCATTTATATCAAGTGAGAAAAGAACCTTAATTGTTGATGTTTTGCCACAGGAAAAGCACTTATTTACAGGGAAAGATTATGATAAAACTACCAGTGTAAAAGTTCGTTTAGTTCGAGTTGACTTACCTGGAGAAGAAATTGAAATTTTAATGACATCTTTATTGGATAGTCAAATTTACCCATCGGCTATATTTAAAGAACTATACTTTTTAAGATGGGGAATAGAGACTTTTTATGATGAGTTAAAAAACAAATTGAAAGTAGAATATTTCACGGGGTATTCAAAGATGAGTATCGAGCAGGATTTTTTCTGTGCAGTATTTATCAGCAATCTACAGTCGATTATAGTAAACGATTTAGAAGAAGAATTAAAGGTTAAAAATCAAAACACAAAATTAAATTATAAAGTAAATACAAATTTGTCCTATGGGTTTTTAAAAAACCGAATTCTTGAATTACTTTTTAAAGAAGCTCCTTTGGAAGAAGTATTCAAAGAATTAGAAAAATTATTTCTTCAAAATACAATTCCAATTCGATTAAATCGAAATAATAAACGGGAAGCAGGAAAATACAGAAACAGAATAAGACCATTAGTTCTTAAAAATCAGAAAGATGCGATATAA
- a CDS encoding helix-turn-helix domain-containing protein, translating into MEQKIHQGRNIKRFREMLSIKQEALAYDLGEDWNQKKISMLEQKDIIEDDLLKQISAVLKIPVEAFKNFDEEQAVNIISNTFNVEKDAYIGNSKPVFNINSLEELKKLHEEKIALYERMLKEKDEMMKKLEQLIK; encoded by the coding sequence ATGGAACAGAAAATACATCAGGGAAGAAACATAAAACGCTTCAGAGAAATGCTTAGTATAAAGCAAGAGGCATTAGCTTATGATCTGGGTGAAGACTGGAATCAAAAGAAAATTTCTATGTTGGAACAGAAAGATATTATTGAGGATGATTTGCTTAAACAGATATCAGCAGTTCTAAAAATTCCAGTTGAAGCTTTTAAGAACTTCGATGAGGAGCAGGCAGTGAATATTATTTCGAATACATTTAATGTTGAAAAAGACGCATATATAGGAAACTCTAAACCCGTATTTAACATCAATTCATTGGAAGAATTAAAAAAACTTCATGAAGAAAAGATTGCTCTATACGAGCGCATGCTGAAAGAGAAAGATGAAATGATGAAAAAACTCGAGCAATTAATAAAATAG